The following is a genomic window from Sporosarcina jeotgali.
TCTTTGCAGTCTATAAAACAACGACAACTAGAAAGCTGCTGCACTGGCTGCCATTTGTATTGCTATCTATCGCAATGCTCGGGCTCGGAACGAAAGTTGGCTATGGCGGGATCCTGATCGTTTTATTAAGTATCTTCTTCGGAAGTCTGCTGTTACTCATTACGACAAAAGAATACCCGGCTCGACAACGTGTCAAAGCCAATTCGTTTGTCTCGTTGCTTCTATTGATTGTCCTGATCGTAGCAACACCGTTTACACCAGTATTCGGCAATATGTATGCACATCTCGACATTCTCGGGATTTCCCTAGAAAAGCCGCCTGTCGAACTCGACGCGGATGGCAACGAAATTCTTCCTGAAGACGGGGAAGACGAGGAACCGCTGATCTCAAGCGAACAATTTGAGAATCTAGTATTCAGCAGCCGGGAAACCTATAAAGCGAATTATGTCGAACAGTTCAAAGATGCACCGATCAGTCAGAAGTTATTCGGAATGGGCTTCGCCGGAAACTATGATGCACCAGAACCTCACAAACCATTGAAGATGATTGAAATGGACTTCCATGATTGGTTCTTCTCATTCGGAATAGTTGGCTTCCTTTATATGGTCGCTCCGATTATATGGTTTGCTGGAAGTTTCATTGTGAAACTGGTTATGAACCTCAAACAAAATTTTAATTACTTCAGCATTCTCACAGGAATCTCGTTCTTGATCGGAATTGGTATCAGTTATACAGCGGGTCATGTGCTGACAGCACCTTCTGTTTCGATTTGGCTGGCGTTCTTGCTGGCGGTTGTGACGGTTGTATCCCGGGATGGAGATATACGTCCAGAATTATAAAAAATAATAAAAACAGCCTTGAATCGGTTCAAGGCTGTTTTTATTTTTCTAGAGTTGAGTGGGAATATACAAACTGAAAGATGATAGATTATGTGTGATCTATATGCATTCTGTCAGTATCTCTGTTTATTACTGTCACAGCAGTGTCCCGTGGTGGCAATATAAGTCCCAAATTGTAATCGAATAGAAAT
Proteins encoded in this region:
- a CDS encoding O-antigen ligase family protein, whose translation is MELNRHNIMLALVAFVMIQPIIDVLTTASLLFIDLPLTLGVIIRLAYLGIMAIWIVNESRKSKRARTYLLYLAGLAVFVIINFIVGYTVKEPFYIMQELTYYTKVVYFHVLLFGFILLLESMKKEDGSDNARQLINYFLIASLTISVVFIIAHLTGTSMANYARSKEGWTGWFYAGNEIGASMSMLLPITALFAVYKTTTTRKLLHWLPFVLLSIAMLGLGTKVGYGGILIVLLSIFFGSLLLLITTKEYPARQRVKANSFVSLLLLIVLIVATPFTPVFGNMYAHLDILGISLEKPPVELDADGNEILPEDGEDEEPLISSEQFENLVFSSRETYKANYVEQFKDAPISQKLFGMGFAGNYDAPEPHKPLKMIEMDFHDWFFSFGIVGFLYMVAPIIWFAGSFIVKLVMNLKQNFNYFSILTGISFLIGIGISYTAGHVLTAPSVSIWLAFLLAVVTVVSRDGDIRPEL